The Fimbriimonas ginsengisoli Gsoil 348 genome window below encodes:
- a CDS encoding carboxymuconolactone decarboxylase family protein → MARVEPLDLDSATPEAREAFDRGIQQYGRMTNMKVTLLRSLPAYEALMTWYPLRDHLLGFISPRAFDLFAHAISHATKCPVCTNYFRRVLIEAGENPSAPTLDDREQALVNFGRSIGFDPRHVADEVYEPLTRYFTQDQIVALVGFAGMMVATNIVNNALRVEVDEYLQPYAEVR, encoded by the coding sequence ATGGCACGCGTCGAACCCCTCGACCTCGATTCCGCGACCCCGGAGGCCCGGGAGGCATTCGACCGGGGAATCCAACAGTACGGCCGGATGACCAATATGAAGGTCACCCTGCTCCGATCGCTCCCGGCTTACGAAGCGCTGATGACGTGGTATCCGCTCCGGGACCATTTGCTGGGTTTTATCTCCCCTCGCGCCTTCGATCTTTTCGCCCACGCGATCTCCCACGCCACCAAATGCCCGGTCTGCACGAACTACTTCCGCCGCGTCCTGATCGAAGCCGGCGAAAACCCTTCGGCTCCCACGCTGGACGATCGGGAGCAAGCGCTGGTCAACTTCGGCCGCAGCATCGGCTTCGATCCTCGGCACGTGGCCGACGAGGTCTACGAGCCGCTCACGCGCTATTTCACTCAGGACCAGATCGTCGCCCTCGTTGGCTTCGCCGGCATGATGGTGGCGACCAATATCGTCAATAACGCTTTGCGCGTCGAAGTGGACGAATACCTCCAGCCGTACGCCGAGGTCCGGTAA
- a CDS encoding mycofactocin-coupled SDR family oxidoreductase, with amino-acid sequence MPGEFAGKVLFVTGAAHGQGRATALAFAGEGARIVGYDVAKPLEYPGYAMGTSDELASLKEAVEDLGGEALVFSGDVRDDKAITAAVDGAIARFGQIDILFNNAGICGYGMAHELTEEAWDAMIDINLKGPWLVARRVIPHLIERKSGVIVNNSSIAGLRGMGRLGHYAASKWGLTGLTKSWAIELAPHNIRVVSIHPTGVNTPLNDGLAWLEGATPQEIAERSAGNLLPVPWIEPEDVANAVLFLASDRARFITGSEFILDAGLLTR; translated from the coding sequence GTGCCCGGAGAGTTCGCGGGCAAGGTCCTCTTCGTCACCGGCGCCGCCCACGGGCAGGGAAGGGCCACCGCCCTCGCCTTTGCCGGGGAAGGGGCCCGTATCGTCGGGTACGACGTGGCCAAACCGCTCGAATACCCCGGCTACGCTATGGGGACGTCCGATGAGCTCGCTTCCCTAAAGGAGGCGGTCGAAGATCTTGGCGGTGAGGCCCTGGTATTTTCCGGCGACGTCCGCGACGACAAGGCGATTACCGCTGCCGTGGACGGCGCCATCGCCCGGTTCGGTCAAATCGACATCCTCTTCAACAACGCTGGAATTTGCGGCTACGGAATGGCGCACGAGTTGACCGAAGAGGCCTGGGACGCGATGATCGACATCAACCTCAAAGGCCCTTGGCTGGTCGCCCGGCGCGTGATCCCGCACCTCATCGAGCGCAAGAGCGGAGTCATCGTCAACAACTCTTCCATCGCCGGTCTACGTGGTATGGGCCGCCTGGGCCACTACGCCGCCTCAAAGTGGGGCCTCACTGGTCTGACTAAGTCCTGGGCGATCGAGCTCGCCCCCCACAATATCCGCGTCGTCTCGATCCACCCCACCGGCGTCAACACCCCCCTCAACGACGGCCTTGCCTGGCTCGAGGGAGCCACCCCCCAAGAAATCGCCGAACGAAGCGCTGGCAACCTCCTCCCGGTCCCCTGGATCGAGCCCGAAGACGTAGCCAACGCCGTCCTCTTCCTCGCCAGCGACCGAGCCCGCTTCATCACCGGCTCCGAGTTCATCCTCGACGCCGGCCTGCTGACACGCTAG